In Ruminiclostridium josui JCM 17888, the genomic window TAATACATTTTCCATTTTATCCAAAATGTTCAATTCACTTGTATTCCATGACTTTAAAAACTGAGCCAGAATTACCTTATAGCCGCTGCCGCAGGCACGCAATGCAAGTCCCAACGCTGCTGTCGTTTTCCCTTTCCCGTCGCCGCAATAAATATGAATCAACCCGTTCATAGAGTAACACCTTCATCAATAATTTTATAAATATACTTCATATCGAGAGATTTGCGGAGCTCATCTGCCAATTTGTCATATTCCCGCTCTTTATGCGCTTTAACGTCACAGCTTAAGGTTTCATTGTATTCAAGACCTTTTTTGTTGTACAAAGCTTTTATAATGGTCTTTAAAACCTCTTCGCTGTCAAAAATTCCATGGACATAGCTGCCATAAACATTCCCCTGGCAAAGCCCGTCGGTTTTCTCACCGCCGTCCATGCTTTTCAGCATCGACAAAAAGCCTTCAGCCTTTGTTATACCCATATGTATTTCATAGCCCTCGAAGCTTTTTCCATTGAGCTCTGAAAAAATACCACCAGCGCATTTAAAAATGCCGCTTACTCTGGTTCTTGTCTTTTCCTTTTCAAATACGGTATGGGCATCAATGAGTCCCAAGCCCTTTATTTCGCCGCCGCCTTCCACATTGTAAGGGTCCTTAAGGCTTTTGCAGAGCATCTGATATCCGCCGCAAATACCGAATACAGGATTCCCCCTGCTTGCATATTTTAATATTTCAGCCTCAATACCGCACTCTCTCATCCATTTTAAATCGTCAATTGTATTTTTTGTTCCCGGTAGAATCAGCAAATCCGGACACTTAAATTCCTTTGCACTCGAAATATATCTAACCTTGGCTCCCAAAATCAATTCAAAAGCATTAAAGTCCGTAAAATTTGAGATTCGGGGAAGTTTTATGACAGCAATATCAATGTCCACCAACACACTGCTATTTTCAAATACTTCAGAAAGGCTGTCCTCATCATCTATTCTCATAGTCATGTATGGAACTACACCGACTGTTGGAACAGGTATAAGGTCTTCCAGCATTTTAAGCCCCGGCTCCAGGATCTTGATATCGCCTCTGAACTTATTGATGATGTTCCCTTTAATATACTTCTTTTCAGTTTCATTCAGTAGCATGTAAGTTCCGTAAAGTGAAGCAAACACACCGCCTCTGTCAATATCTCCAACAATCAGCACAGGGGAATTTGCCATCTTTGCCATGCCCATATTGACTATGTCATTTTCTTTTAAGTTTATTTCTGCCGGGCTCCCTGCACCTTCAATCACTATAATGTCATTTTCAGCGGCAAGGGAGCTATAGCTTTTCATAATTTCCGGTATATATCTTGTTTTGTTTTTATAGTAATCCATAGCTTTCATATTGCCCACAACCTCGCCATTGACAATGACCTGTGAACCTTTGTCGCTTGTGGGCTTCAAGAGGATGGGATTCATCCTGACATCCGGCTTCTTATATGCGGCTTCGGCCTGTACAACCTGAGCTCTGCCCATTTCAAGCCCGTCCTCAGTTATATAGGAATTCAGTGCCATATTCTGTGACTTGAAAGGCGCCACCCTATAGCCGTCCTGTGAAAAAATCCTGCAAAGTCCTGCAGTTATAAGGCTTTTGCCTGCATTAGAAGTTGTCCCCTGTATCATGATTGCCTTAGCCATTTTTTATTACCTCGCTTATTGCATTAATCAGCTTTTCATTGTCTTCACGGCATCTGACAGCTATTCTGTAATATGTATCGTCAAGTCCTTTGAAGTTGGCGCATTTCCTTATCAGTACGCCCTTTTTATAAAGCCTGTCATACAAATCCGTCTGTTCTGCTTTAAATAAAATAAAGTTAGTATGGCTTTCAAAAACCGTGAAGCCAAAGCTGCTTAAGTTTTTTGACAAATAGCCTCTTTCTTCATCTATGATCCTGGCAGTCCTTATTAGATAATCCTTATCTCCAATTGCGGCGATCCCTGCTACTTGAGCAGGTGTCGACACGCTCCACGGCTGCCCGGCTTTTTCAATCTTCAACAGTATTTCTTTATTGCTGCATAAGCAATACCCGAGCCTGAACCCCGCCATCGCGAATATTTTCGTAAAAGCCTTTACAATTATCACATTGTCAAAATCCTCAAGATACTCTATAAAGCTATAGCTCTTCTTTTCAGCGACAAAATCCATGAAGCATTCGTCAATGACCAAAATACAGTTTTCCTTTCGGCATTTTTCTGCAAGCTTGTATATTAAGCTCCTGTCTGCCAAATTTCCCGTCGGGTTGTTTGGGTTACAAATGAAAACAATATCCTTACCTGACACTTGCTCCAATATGCCGGTTCCCACAGTAAAGCCATATTCAGGGCTTAATCCAAAATACTCGATTTTACAGCCGGTGTTCTCAAGGGCCTGTCCGTATTCGGAAAAGGTTGGCGCTGTGAGGAGAGCAATCTTCGGTCTTAAGGCATAGCATATTCTGTAGATTATATCTGCCGCGCCGTTTCCGAACAGTATGCAGTCCGCTTCAAATTTTTCATAGGCACTTACAGCTTCCTTCAGCTTACGGCAATTAGTATCCGGATAGGCACTATAGCTTTCAATACTCTGAGCCAACGCCTTTTTAACATTGTCAGGCAAACCCAGAGGGTTTATATTAGCCGAATAATCAAGCGGTTTTGCTCCATTCATCTCCATATATGAATAGATATCGCCGCCGTGCATTGCTATATCATCCACCAGATACACCCCCTTACAATCATGGCAGCAATCACTGCTAAAACAGAAGTCGTATACATCAATTTGTTTGTGAGAACTATATCCTGAGCTACAATTTCCCGATTATTATCACCAATAGTCGGCTTATGGACAAGCTGTCCGAAATAATAGGCATTGCCCGCCAGCTGTACATTCAAAGCTCCGGCGCATACCGACTCGGTTTGTGCAGAATTTGGGCTTTTATGGTTTTTCCTATCTCTTAGAAACATTCTAAAAGCATTTTTATAGTCCAGGCCGTTCAATGCGCTTGCCGCAATCATAAGCAGTGCAGTTATCCTTGCCGGTATGAAGTTTGCAATGTCATCAAGCCTTGCAGCAACCTTTCCGAATTTTTCATACTTTTCATTTCTGTAGCCTATCATGGAGTCCATTGTGTTAATCGCCTTGTATAAAAAAGCAAGGGGCGCGCCTCCTATTGCCATATAAAAAAGCGGAGCTACGACACCGTCAGTGGTGTTCTCGGCTATCGTTTCGACTGTGGCTTTTGTGATACCCTTAGCATCCAAATTCTGCGTATCCCTTCCGACAATGTAGGATAAGTATTTTCTAGCTTCCGGATAATTGCCTTCATTGAGAGGGTAATAAACCTTCATACTCTCTTTTTTCAGGGATTTTACGGCAAAAATCTGGTAGCAGAAGTAAATTTCAATCCCCATAGCCAGATAGTAATTCAAAGTATTTGCCAGATACAGTATCAAAAATGGAACAAAAAAAGCTAATCCCGATATAACCAGCACGAGAACTGTCCCTGCAAAAAGCTCGTTTTTTACGATTTTTCTTAACATTTTCTCCAAAGCACTGATTGCCTTTCCAATTATACACACGGGATGAAGTAGCCAGTATGGATCTCCGAATATCAAATCAAGTATGAAAGCAATACCAATAACAAACAGATATCTCATTTTTTGTACTCCTCACATTTTTTAATAAATCTAGCTGCCATTTGAATGTTCCCCCAGAAATGAATGTGAGGGTAAAGAGCGAATACGTTCTCCTTGCAATATCCGGTTTCCCACGTTTTCCCGCTTGCTTTTCTGGCTGTAAGGCTACCGGAATCAGAATCATTTTTAGAATAATGAAATTCGTGGGCAGTGGCGGACTCTCCATGCTCCAAAAGCATGGTGTTGTCCTTTGCAGTCAATGTAACATACCCGAAATTCTGAAGTTTCTCCGTCATCTCAAAGCCCGGTTCAATTATGTGGGTCATTGCATAGGAATTAATACTTTTTCCCAGGTACATAAAGCCGCCGCATTCGGCATAAATCGGCATTCCCTCACGCCATGCAGCTCTTATGCTGTTTATCATTCCGGCATTTTTGCTGAGCTTTTCAAGATAAAGCTCCGGATATCCGCCTCCTAATATCAAGCCGTCAACATCCTCCGTCAGCCTAATGTCCTCAGTAGGTGAAAAATATATCAGCTTTGCACCCATTTTTTCGAGAAGCTCAAGGCTGTCCTGATAATAAAAGCAAAATGCCCTGTCCTTAGCAACTGCAATTCTTACATCTGATATTTGCTCAACTTCAATTTTCTCATAGTCAAAATGTTCCGCATTATTTGCAATATCAAGAAGCAGGTCCAAATCTATAGTCTCTTCTGCTATAGCAGCAAGTAATTCCGTCTTTTGCTTCAGCGAACCTATTTCTTTTGCGGTAACCAGCCCCAAATGACGGCTCCCAATGACTGCCTCGGGTTCAAAAGGCATATAACCTGCCACTCTTATTCCAAGACGGTTTTCAATAGTTTCTTTGTACATTTTATACATGTGCTTTGAAACATTATTTAAAACTACAGCTTCAATCCTGTTTTTATCAAAATCCAGATAACCCTTTATCATAGCGGCAACGGAGACCGAAGCTCCCTTGCAGTTAACTACCAAAACTGCAGGAATTCCAAGCTTGTTTGATATATCCCATGAAGAGTTTTCACCGGTATTTCCACCCACCCCATCGTAAAAGCCCATAACGCCTTCCACGACCGAAACATCAGTATTCTCGCTGTTTTTGGCAAAAAGGTATCTTGCCTGCCTTTCTCCGCATAAAAATAAATCAATATTCCTTGAGTTTGTCTCAATTATTTCGCTGTGAAACATAGGGTCAATATAGTCAGGGCCGCATTTAAAGGCAGCTACCTTGAGCCCTCTGTTCTTTAACGCTTTTAGTATTGCACAGGTCACTGTTGTTTTTCCGCAGCCGCTGTTTGTTCCAGCTATCATGATTCTGTTGATTTTTTTATTTATCATTCTTTTCACCATAGATTATGTAAATAGGATTGTTTGCTATCATCATATTGTAGCTTCCGGCCTTTTTGCTTTTTGAACAATTCAGACAAACAATATCTGTTTCAAAATTTATCTCTTTGAATGCCTCAAGGGCCTCAGTTAAAGTCTCAAGGGTTATTGCCGTAATCAAAATTTTTACATCTTCATTTGCCCTATACAGGCTTTTAACCAATTTATCCAGATTGCCTCCGCTTCCTCCGATAAACACCTTGTCCGGGACAGGCAGCTTCCTTATTTCCTCCAATGCCTCTCCAAAGACGGGTATTACATTTAACGCGCCGAGATCGGACTTGTTTTTACAGAGAAGCTCAAATGCATTGTCTTTTTTCTCTATAGCGAAAACCAATCCTTCGTGGGCTTTTCTAGCCATTTCTATAGCTACCGAGCCGCTGCCCGCCCCTATGTCAAACAAAACATCCCGTGCTTCTATCTTCATCATGTTTACTGCAACCCAGCGCACTTCCTGCTTCGTCATTGGAGTTTCATTCCTTGAAAGCTCCTTGTCAAAAAGGGGCATATCCCTGTTTACACAATTCTCATTCTCAAACAAAAGAACCGTAAGGCTGTCAAAGGAAATCTCAGAAAGCTCCTCCACCGTTCCGCATAAAATTCTTTCACCCGGCATTGAAAGCAGCTCCCCGGCTGTAACTTTTATCCCTGACAAGCCATTTTGCTTAAGATCCTTTAATATTTTCGAAGCGTTGTTAGCCCCGCCGGTCAGAACAAAAGTGTACCGGTTATATGCGATACTCCCCGGAAGATTACCTTCTCTTCCATGGAGGCTCACAGCTCTGACATCCTCATAGCTTAGCTTGATTTTACTGCAAAGATATTGAAGACTGCTGATTCCGCATGTAAAGAACACATCAAAATCAATTCTGAATTTTTCATCCAGCCTTTTTGCCATACTGAAAAATCCCACATCTCCGGAAACAAGAACAGCCATTTTTTGAGCTTTTGAGCTTCTTATTTTCTCTTCGATGTCCTGATATGAACATTTAATAATACCCTCTTTGAAGTCTTTGTACAAATCTCCGATTCTGTCAAATGCATAGACCTCATGGCAGATTTCCAGCAGCTTCGCACCATGTCCTGTGATTTCCTCCGGCGCCCCGGGGCCGCATCCGATTATGAATATTTGCTTTTTCATAATGCATCCCTTATCCTGTCGGCTAATATTTCCGCCAATCTTTTATCCGCTCCCAGCGTCTTTCCCATTGTAATTTTTACATCCTTATTTTCTTTAAGGTATTTGTCAATTTCCTTCGGAATATCTTCTTTTATGTGTACACCTTCAAACAGGAAATAAGGTATGACAATTATGTTATCAACACCTTTTGCTCTCAGCTTTTCAAGCCCGGTATGAAGATCCAGGTTTGAAAACTGCAGGTATGCAGTTTCAATAATTTCCTCACTGAATATTTCTCCAAGATAATTTACAACCTGCTGTAAAGTCTGCTCTGTTGACTTCTCCCTGCTTCCATGGGCCAGTATCAGTATTCCTCTCATGCAAAATCTCCTCCGTTTTTCATTTCTCTCAAGGATTTTTCTGCTTTTTCCAATGTTTTTTCTATGTCTTCCTCTGTATGCGCATCACTCACAAACATGGCTTCAAATTGTGCAGGCGCCATATGTATACCGTTATCCAACATATGCTTGAAAAATTTTGCATAAAGCTTTGTATTGCTGCTTTTAGCAGTTTTAAAATCAGTTACAGCTTCCTTTGTAAAAAATACGCATAACAGGGATCTGACCCTGTTCACAGTGAGAGTCAGCTCCAGCTCTTTTGCCATCCTCTTAAATCCTTTTTCCAGTGACTCTGCCATTCTGTCTATTCGCAAATATATATCCTTGTTTTCCTTAAGTTCCGTCAACTGTGCTATTCCTGCTGCCATCGCTATGGGATTTCCAGAAAGGGTACCCGCCTGATAAACTCCCCCAAGGGGTGATACAAGCTCCATAATCTCTTTTCTTCCCCCATATGCCCCAACAGGCATACCTCCTCCGATAATTTTGCCGAAGGTGACAATATCCGCTCTGACATCAAAATATTCCTGTGCTCCTCCCGGGCAAAGCCTAAATCCTGTAATGACCTCATCAAAAATCAGAAGCGCTCCGTTTTCATCACATAGAGCTCTGAGTCCGGCAAGAAAATTATCCCGTGGAGGAACTACACCCATATTGGCCGCCACAGGTTCAAGGATGACAGCAGCAATTTCTCCCTTGTTTTCTGCAAAGAGTCGTCTCACACTCTCTATATCATTATAATCTGCAATCAGAGTATTTCTTGCAAATTCACCAGTTACACCAAGACTGTCGGGATGTGAAAGAGTCAAAGCCCCCGATCCCGCCTTAACTAGCATACTGTCGCAGTGTCCATGGTAGCAGCCATCAAATTTTATTATTTTACTTGTTTCAGTAAAGGCACGGGCAAGCCGTAAGGCACTCATGACAGCTTCTGTTCCGCTGTTTACCATCCTTATCATATCAATTCCCGGAACCATGGAAGTAATAAGCTCAGCCATTATTACTTCTTTCTCCGTCGGTGCGCCAAAGCTCAACCCGTAATCGACAGCCTTTTTGACGCTTTCTGCTATCTTTTTATTGTTATGTCCCAGAATCATGGGCCCCCATGAACAGACATAATCAATATATTCTCTATCCTCTACATCATAAATTTTGGAGCCGTTCGCTCTTTTTATAAAAACAGGTTCTCCTCCAACTGCCCTGTAAGATCTCACAGGACTATTCACCCCGCCCGGCATTACACTCCTGGCTCTGTCAATCAAACTGCTGCTCATCATCCGATATCTCCCTTCTCAATTGCTTTTGATAATTCCTTTGCATAGTACGTTATAAGCATGTCCGCACCTGCTCTGAACATACTGACGGCACTTTCGCACATAACAGCATATTCATTAACAAGGCCCAACTTGGCAGCGCTTTTTATCATTGCGTACTCACCGCTTACGCTGTATGCGCAAATGGGGTTTTGTGTTTTATCCTTAAGCTCTCTTATAATGTCAAGATAAGCCATGGCCGGCTTTACCATCAAAATATCCGCACCCTCCTGAATATCCAGCATGGCTTCCTTTAAAGCTTCACGCCTGTTGTGATAATCCATCTGGTATGTCTTTCTGTCCCCAAAGGCTGGAGCAGATTTGGCCACATCTCTGAACGGTCCGTAAAACGACGAAGCATATTTTACTGAATACGACATGATTGGAGTATCATGAAAGCCTTTGCCCTCAAGGGTTTTCCTTATTTCTGCAACCCTGTT contains:
- the cbiB gene encoding adenosylcobinamide-phosphate synthase CbiB codes for the protein MRYLFVIGIAFILDLIFGDPYWLLHPVCIIGKAISALEKMLRKIVKNELFAGTVLVLVISGLAFFVPFLILYLANTLNYYLAMGIEIYFCYQIFAVKSLKKESMKVYYPLNEGNYPEARKYLSYIVGRDTQNLDAKGITKATVETIAENTTDGVVAPLFYMAIGGAPLAFLYKAINTMDSMIGYRNEKYEKFGKVAARLDDIANFIPARITALLMIAASALNGLDYKNAFRMFLRDRKNHKSPNSAQTESVCAGALNVQLAGNAYYFGQLVHKPTIGDNNREIVAQDIVLTNKLMYTTSVLAVIAAMIVRGCIWWMI
- a CDS encoding cobyric acid synthase — encoded protein: MAKAIMIQGTTSNAGKSLITAGLCRIFSQDGYRVAPFKSQNMALNSYITEDGLEMGRAQVVQAEAAYKKPDVRMNPILLKPTSDKGSQVIVNGEVVGNMKAMDYYKNKTRYIPEIMKSYSSLAAENDIIVIEGAGSPAEINLKENDIVNMGMAKMANSPVLIVGDIDRGGVFASLYGTYMLLNETEKKYIKGNIINKFRGDIKILEPGLKMLEDLIPVPTVGVVPYMTMRIDDEDSLSEVFENSSVLVDIDIAVIKLPRISNFTDFNAFELILGAKVRYISSAKEFKCPDLLILPGTKNTIDDLKWMRECGIEAEILKYASRGNPVFGICGGYQMLCKSLKDPYNVEGGGEIKGLGLIDAHTVFEKEKTRTRVSGIFKCAGGIFSELNGKSFEGYEIHMGITKAEGFLSMLKSMDGGEKTDGLCQGNVYGSYVHGIFDSEEVLKTIIKALYNKKGLEYNETLSCDVKAHKEREYDKLADELRKSLDMKYIYKIIDEGVTL
- a CDS encoding cobyrinate a,c-diamide synthase, translating into MINKKINRIMIAGTNSGCGKTTVTCAILKALKNRGLKVAAFKCGPDYIDPMFHSEIIETNSRNIDLFLCGERQARYLFAKNSENTDVSVVEGVMGFYDGVGGNTGENSSWDISNKLGIPAVLVVNCKGASVSVAAMIKGYLDFDKNRIEAVVLNNVSKHMYKMYKETIENRLGIRVAGYMPFEPEAVIGSRHLGLVTAKEIGSLKQKTELLAAIAEETIDLDLLLDIANNAEHFDYEKIEVEQISDVRIAVAKDRAFCFYYQDSLELLEKMGAKLIYFSPTEDIRLTEDVDGLILGGGYPELYLEKLSKNAGMINSIRAAWREGMPIYAECGGFMYLGKSINSYAMTHIIEPGFEMTEKLQNFGYVTLTAKDNTMLLEHGESATAHEFHYSKNDSDSGSLTARKASGKTWETGYCKENVFALYPHIHFWGNIQMAARFIKKCEEYKK
- the hemL gene encoding glutamate-1-semialdehyde 2,1-aminomutase — translated: MMSSSLIDRARSVMPGGVNSPVRSYRAVGGEPVFIKRANGSKIYDVEDREYIDYVCSWGPMILGHNNKKIAESVKKAVDYGLSFGAPTEKEVIMAELITSMVPGIDMIRMVNSGTEAVMSALRLARAFTETSKIIKFDGCYHGHCDSMLVKAGSGALTLSHPDSLGVTGEFARNTLIADYNDIESVRRLFAENKGEIAAVILEPVAANMGVVPPRDNFLAGLRALCDENGALLIFDEVITGFRLCPGGAQEYFDVRADIVTFGKIIGGGMPVGAYGGRKEIMELVSPLGGVYQAGTLSGNPIAMAAGIAQLTELKENKDIYLRIDRMAESLEKGFKRMAKELELTLTVNRVRSLLCVFFTKEAVTDFKTAKSSNTKLYAKFFKHMLDNGIHMAPAQFEAMFVSDAHTEEDIEKTLEKAEKSLREMKNGGDFA
- a CDS encoding sirohydrochlorin chelatase; the encoded protein is MRGILILAHGSREKSTEQTLQQVVNYLGEIFSEEIIETAYLQFSNLDLHTGLEKLRAKGVDNIIVIPYFLFEGVHIKEDIPKEIDKYLKENKDVKITMGKTLGADKRLAEILADRIRDAL
- a CDS encoding bifunctional cobalt-precorrin-7 (C(5))-methyltransferase/cobalt-precorrin-6B (C(15))-methyltransferase, with amino-acid sequence MKKQIFIIGCGPGAPEEITGHGAKLLEICHEVYAFDRIGDLYKDFKEGIIKCSYQDIEEKIRSSKAQKMAVLVSGDVGFFSMAKRLDEKFRIDFDVFFTCGISSLQYLCSKIKLSYEDVRAVSLHGREGNLPGSIAYNRYTFVLTGGANNASKILKDLKQNGLSGIKVTAGELLSMPGERILCGTVEELSEISFDSLTVLLFENENCVNRDMPLFDKELSRNETPMTKQEVRWVAVNMMKIEARDVLFDIGAGSGSVAIEMARKAHEGLVFAIEKKDNAFELLCKNKSDLGALNVIPVFGEALEEIRKLPVPDKVFIGGSGGNLDKLVKSLYRANEDVKILITAITLETLTEALEAFKEINFETDIVCLNCSKSKKAGSYNMMIANNPIYIIYGEKNDK
- the cobD gene encoding threonine-phosphate decarboxylase CobD — protein: MDDIAMHGGDIYSYMEMNGAKPLDYSANINPLGLPDNVKKALAQSIESYSAYPDTNCRKLKEAVSAYEKFEADCILFGNGAADIIYRICYALRPKIALLTAPTFSEYGQALENTGCKIEYFGLSPEYGFTVGTGILEQVSGKDIVFICNPNNPTGNLADRSLIYKLAEKCRKENCILVIDECFMDFVAEKKSYSFIEYLEDFDNVIIVKAFTKIFAMAGFRLGYCLCSNKEILLKIEKAGQPWSVSTPAQVAGIAAIGDKDYLIRTARIIDEERGYLSKNLSSFGFTVFESHTNFILFKAEQTDLYDRLYKKGVLIRKCANFKGLDDTYYRIAVRCREDNEKLINAISEVIKNG